The Phoenix dactylifera cultivar Barhee BC4 chromosome 9, palm_55x_up_171113_PBpolish2nd_filt_p, whole genome shotgun sequence genome window below encodes:
- the LOC103705050 gene encoding putative ABC1 protein At2g40090, whose product MWRAGAKLAALTLLGGAGAAAIATSDDPSSNFKIGTIVSLRLFRDSITAATMAFDYQYSLWGLKEGSNEWLRAKHEVHNRFAYRLQELCFHNGGIYIKLGQHNWSIGICSSSRICTNNEGLNAEEMSSFLL is encoded by the exons ATGTGGCGTGCTGGGGCGAAGCTGGCTGCCCTCACCCTTCTTGGCGGAGCAGGGGCCGCAGCCATCGCTACCTCCGACGATCCCTCAAGCAATTTCAAGATTGGCACTATCGTTTCCCTTCGCCTCTTCCGCGACTCCATCACCGCTGCTACCATGGCCTTCG acTATCAGTATTCATTATGGGGGCTTAAAGAAGGAAGTAATGAATGGTTGAGAGCCAAGCATGAAGTCCATAATCGGTTTGCTTATAGGCTTCAAGAGTTATGCTTCCATAATGGAGGAATTTACATCAAGCTTGGTCAACATAATTGGTCAATTG GAATATGTAGTTCCTCAAGAATATGTACAAACAATGAGGGCCTCAATGCTGAAGAGATGTCCAGTTTCCTCTTGTGA
- the LOC120111961 gene encoding serine/arginine repetitive matrix protein 1-like, with protein MGMSSSGSQGHQPMRAHLGTHAPGGTAGARHDQTCIRPSAPQPDKPKGSARVGPNQGHSRATEPAHIGSGPASARAPECQGWKATVSSTPHAPEDTWQPSADQAPSQRRKATVSPTPRALADTWQPSADQAPSQRRKATVSPTQRATEDTWQPSAGQAPGQRRKATVSPAQRAPKDKWQPSTPKRKQGKLSKDCARPNPASRDTWQAAKHQRRAKPGKRTRRIHGGACRLFHGNPTRDDTGGQDATGRQMNARKEDTPAIQGSSSQSSKAWQTRKPISAQQEAQPNRPAQQPNQAAHGQMAASAGATCTSQASSQSRAPNTFQHMA; from the coding sequence ATGGGCATGAGCTCGAGCGGCAGTCAAGGGCACCAGCCCATGCGTGCGCACTTGGGCACACACGCACCAGGAGGCACAGCAGGCGCAAGGCACGATCAGACCTGCATTCGGCCGAGCGCGCCACAGCCAGACAAGCCCAAGGGCAGCGCACGGGTCGGGCCCAACCAAGGACACAGCAGAGCAACCGAACCCGCCCACATTGGGTCCGGACCAGCCAGCGCACGAGCGCCCGAATGCCAAGGATGGAAGGCTACGGTCAGCTCGACTCCGCACGCACCTGAGGACACATGGCAACCATCCGCCGACCAGGCGcccagccaaagaaggaaggcaACAGTCAGCCCGACCCCGCGCGCGCTAGCAGACACATGGCAACCATCCGCCGACCAGGCGCCCAGCCAAAGAAGGAAAGCCACGGTCAGCCCGACCCAGCGCGCGACCGAGGACACATGGCAACCATCCGCCGGCCAGGCGCCCGGCCAAAGAAGGAAAGCAACTGTCAGCCCAGCCCAGCGCGCGCCAAAGGACAAGTGGCAGCCATCAACGCCCAAGCGCAAACAAGGAAAACTTTCAAAAGATTGCGCCCGGCCAAACCCAGCAAGCAGGGACACTTGGCAGGCTGCCAAGCATCAGCGCCGAGCCAAACCAGGGAAACGCACGCGCAGAATCCATGGAGGAGCCTGCAGGCTCTTCCATGGCAATCCAACCCGGGATGACACGGGCGGCCAGGATGCAACAGGCCGCCAGATGAACGCGCGCAAGGAAGACACACCAGCAATCCAAGGGAGCTCGAGCCAAAGCAGCAAGGCATGGCAAACTAGGAAGCCTATCTCGGCACAACAGGAAGCACAGCCAAACCGCCCAGCGCAGCAACCAAATCAGGCTGCGCACGGGCAGATGGCAGCATCAGCAGGCGCCACATGCACAAGCCAAGCCAGCAGCCAATCCCGAGCGCCCAACACATTTCAGCACATGGCCTAG